A region of the Stieleria neptunia genome:
GAGCACTTTTTCCGATGCGATCTGTTCATCCAGTTCGTCGATGAACCCCTTCAGCATCTCGACCTTGGCTTCGTGCGAGTAGATCACGGCTTGGACGGTTTGTTTGGCCCGTTCGATCGGGTCGCCCAGGTCTTCGAACCATTCCCGTCGCAGTTTCGTGATCCGGTCGGCTTGCTCACGCACCAGCCGCAGCAGCTCTTCACGCGTGGTTTCCAATTCTTGGTCGAGAGCCTTGACGGTGGGGTGGGAGGGGCCGAATTGGGAAACGTTTTGATTTTTGGCGACGATCAGCGGCAGCAGTTTTTTCTCCAGGTCGATTTCCGCCAACAAGCTGTCGCCGACGATCGGGTCGGGTTCTCGGGAGTCGGCAATGCTGTTGACTTTGACCCCCAACAACTGGCTCATCACACTCAACGCGATCCGCGGGTCTTCAGTCTGTGCGGCGACGGTTTTCATCCGTTTGAGCACCTCTTCTTCGCGACGAAGTTCCTCGAATTGGGCAGAGCGTCGCTTCGTCAGCAGTTGTTGTTGCTCGCGGTGCGGGTTTTGCGCCCGACCGTCGGGATCCCAGGTCAGCGGCGCGTCGCGGCGAAACTCGGCGTAGCGATCTTCTAATTCGCCCAACTTGGGTCCCAGCGTCGTCATCGCCATGCTGATCAACCGCTCCAGATCGGCCTGGGCGGTCTTGTGTCGTTGGTTGTAGTATTCCTGCAGCGCTTTGCTGTAGGCCTTGATCGCCGCTTCGCAGTGTTCGGTATTGTTGCTGTCGAAGTGCATCAACGTGATCAGCGATTGAGCGGATTTGACGTCCGTGACTTCGGGCTCGAGTTCCAGTTGTTTCTGGACCTCGACGACGAATTGATCGATGCTGTTGCCGTAGAACTCGCGGTGCGGTGCCATGTCGGGATCGTTGAACGCCATCGTGGCGACCGTGTCGCTGAACAACTGGGCCTGCAACACTTCGATATCCGGGACGCCGCCGAGGACTTCACCGGTCATGGCGTCAAAGATCGGCGGCCGATTCGATTCGACCATCAGCCGCGTGCTGCTGCGAAACGTCTCTTCGGTTCGCAGGTAGACCAGAAACCCGATCACGCCGAACACGATGGCCGGCAAAATCACGGCCCAACGGTAACGCCACAGGGCCCCGAGGACGTCCAGGGGCTGCGTCGCCCCAGTCGTCGCGATCTGGCGGCTGCGGCGGTTGGATGGTGAAGTCGAAGTTTGTTCTGCAATCATCGTGGGGAGTGAATCTGTTTCGGCAGAGCGTGGGGGAGTACCGACACCGAGGCGTGCCGGCCGGGCGCGAGCAGTCTGGTCGCGGTGAAGCTTATAAACAAGGATCCGTGGAACGAATCTGTCGTGATGGGGGGAAACCGACAGCGTCCGGGAGCATGCTGTCGGCCCGCCGGCGACAACGTCGGCAGGCCGTTTTCGATCGAATTCCTTTCCAAAACGCGTTTTCCCGAAGGCCGGTCGATGGAGTCACCGCTCAACACCTACCGGGAATCCGTGCCGATGTAGTTTAACCCTCATCCGATGACGTCCATAGCGCTTTCGCAAATCGTGCCCCGCAAAAACCCTTCCCGGTCGGCAGAATCGACGTCACCGGCAAAATGTTGGCGGTTTCCGGACACTTGCGCGATCGCGGTAAACACTTGAGTCTGACTTGATGAAATACTGATGGTTCCTTGAATTCCGAATGCTCGGCACCATTTTTGCCTCACACTTGGTTGCGATGGCCACCTCGGAATCGGGCCTGGCGGCCGGCACGACGGCGCCGCAATTTTGATACACCTGCCTCACAAAAAGTTTTCTTCATGATCGCTCCCATCACGCTTCCCGATGCCGCTTTGCCACTCGCCGGAAGGACCTGTCTGGTCACCGGAGGGGCGGGTTTTATCGGATCGCACCTGGTCGATGCCCTGCTCAGTCACAAGGCGACGGTCCGTGTGCTGGACAATTTCAGCACCGGTTATGAGTCCAACTTGTCGCATCTGGCCGATCACCCCGGCGTGGAAGTCATTCGCGGCGACGCGGCGGACCCGGCGGTGACCGAGAAAGCGGTGGCCGGCTGTGACGCCGTCTTCCACCATGCCGCGATGGCCAGCGTGCCCCGCAGCATGCGCGAGCCGGCGCTCTGCCACGCCTGGTGTGCGACCAGCACCATCAATCTGTTGGCCGCGGCCGAGGCCGCCGGGGTGCGGCGGATGGTGTTGGCCAGCACCAGCGCCGCCTACGGTGATTCCCCCTATGTCAGCAAACGCGAAGAAGATCCGCCGGCGCCGCTGTCGCCCTATGCCGCCGCGAAGCTGGCCGCCGAAGCCTACATGCAGTCGTTTTCGCGAACGTCCAAGCTGGAAACCGTGATCCTGCGTTATTTCAACGTCTTCGGCCCCCGGCAGGACCCACAGAGCGAATACAGCGCCGTGATCCCACGCTTCGTTTCGATGATTTTGTCTGGGAAACGACCGGTGATTTACGGCGACGGGTCCCAGTCACGTGACTTTGTGTTCGTCCGTGACGTCGCCAAGGCGAACCTGTTGGCCGCGACGATTCCCGCGATCAACGGCGGCATCTTCAATATCGGCCAAGGCCAACGCACCACGCTGTTGGAACTGCTGACGACGCTCCGCGAGATCCTCGGCCAAGACATCGAACCGATTCATGATCCGCCCCGGTTGGGCGATGTGAAGGATTCGCTGGCCGATATCACCCAAGCCCGAACGCGGCTGCAATTCGAACCCGACGTCGAGATGAAAAGCGGATTGGAGCAAAGCGTCGATTACTATCGATCGATCTGCTGATCACATCGGTCCGGTCATTTCCCAAACCACACCACGGGTCGTGGCCGGGTCGATGAACCCGGCCTTGCGGCCACGCGGGGCGTCGTGCGGCGTCTCGGATTTTGCCCGCATCCCACGCGACGGCAATCCGGCGAGCGATTCGCAGACGTCGTTGGTTTGGAAACACAAATGGTGCAACCCCTCGCCGTGTTCGGCCAGATGCGCCTGCAACGGATGGTCCTCGGTCAACGGCTCGACCAGCTGCAAGTGCACGTTGCCCATGTCCAAATGTGTCAGACGCACATTGCCGCTGGGGATCTCTTCGCTTAGCACGACGGGCAACCCCAGCGTGTCGCGATAAAACCCGAGCGCCTCCTCGGTGTCTCGTACCACGATGGCGATATGATCGAGTTGTTTGAAAAGCGGTGTATCCGGCATTCGAAGTCTCTTTTGTGGTGGTTTGATCCGCCGATCGCGTCAGATTGAGCTGTTCGATCGACCATTCTCAATCATAATGGATCCGTCTCGCCAGCTTCACGCTCTCCGGTACTGAATTGATGATTCGTGCGCAAGTCCACCAACCCTTCTTCCGCAAATTCCTGTACGTCTTTCTCGGTTGTACCGCGTTTGCCGGATGGTGCCTGTACGACGGGTTGATCGCCTATCCCAAGAAACTGACGATCGCCGAAGCCTACGAGGGGCTGCCCGAAGAGGGACGTCGCGAAGCCTGGAAAGAACTGGCCACCGAAAAGGGCTGGCCCACGATCACACCCTCCAAAACCGCCAGTGACATCGAGCACGACATCAGTACCCAATTCATGCAGCTGATCCTCTGCATGCTGTTCGGTATCCCCGCGCTGATGATGTTCATGTCCGGTCAAGGCACCTGGATCGAAGGCGATGAAACCCTGATCCGTAACAGCAAGGGCCAGGAGGTGCCCATCGACGCGATCACCAAGATCGATAAACGAAAATGGGACGCCAAAGGGATCGCAAAAATCCACTACGAAGTCGACGGAAAGACCAAGAAGTTCGTGATGGATGATTTTAAATACGAACGCGAACCGATGGGCCAACTGATGAAATTCGCCGAAGCCAACTTGACCGAAGAACAAGTCACCGGCGATTTTCTCGAACGTGACAAAGAGCGAATCGCCCAACAACAAGCCGCCGAAGCGGAAGCGGAAGAATACGACGACGAAGCGGACTATGAAGACGAGGACGAATTCGAAGACGCGGAAGATGCCGAGTCGAAGTCAAACTCGTAGGGCATGCGGTGCATGCCACTGGTGATCGCGTGAAGTCGTGACGGCAGGTGGCAAAACGAGGGGGGCAAAACGATGATGTGGGGAGTGATGGCAATGCGTAGGGCATGCTGTGCATGCCACCCGTCACGCACAGCGTGACCTACACACTGCCGATCGTCACTTCAGACGCCACGTTTCGTCAAAGAACCCTTGTGCCTGGATGTCGCCGGCGTAGATCGAATCGTCTTCGGTCGCCACGTCCAACACCGCCCAGTCGGGCAACATCGCGATTTGACGGGAATTGCTGACGTTGGAAAACTCGCGAAACGTCATCCCGCTGTTGACGACGATGTAGCGCCGCGGGTTCAGCGGATTGGGATAGCAAAACACGGGGGCATGATGCACCGGATCAAAACTCTGGTCGCCCACACGCAGCGTCTCACGCGTCCACTGGATCGGAAGCCGGTCTGCAATGTTGAACAGAAACCGATTGCTGCTGAAGTCGCCGAAGCAGATCAGGTGGCAGGTTTCGAGGTGGTCGTCGGTCACGTCCCGGTCCAGCACGACTCGTACGTCCCCACGCATCAGTCGCGACCAACGCTGCACAAAATATTCTGACTCGCGATCGATCCAGCGTTGCACCTGACCGTGTCGTGCCGGGCGACTGGGCATGACGATCACAAAGCGGTCGCAAAAGGCATCGTCGATCGGTCCCTGCAATCCCGGTCGTTTGCGGAGCGTCATGTCGTCGTCGCGGGGCGTCGTCCACTCGCCCGACGAGTCTTTGGCCAACGTGCACTGGAATCCACGCAGGTTGCCGGCGTCTTCCACCGCATAACGCTGGCCGTCGATTTCCATCTCCACCGCGCCGCGACGGCCGGGCCAACCGGATGCGGAAAAATCAATCTCCAGATGGGTCACGCCCTCGGTCTCGATGCGAAGGCTCTCGGTTTCAAGGTTCAGTCGGGCGTTGACCGCCGCAGCCGTCCAATGTTCTTGCATCCCGGCGATGTGTAGCCATCCCGCCCGGCAGTAGCGGAGCGTGTAAGTGACGAAATCAATTTCCGTCTCCGGACCTTCATCGGCTTCGGCGGCCCACTTCGCGATCTGGGCATCGATCTGCTGTTTCGAAGGCTCGTCGATTTTGTGTCCCATCCCAGCCCCGATCACGTAGGGAAACTTCAATCCAATTTCCTCCGCGCGGGCGACGACACGGTCGGCTGCCATCTTCTGTTTGTCGACTTCGCCGCTGTAGGCGATCGTCCGGGTTCCCTTGAGGTTCCGTGTCCATGGCAAGACGTCATACCAACGCAGCAGTTTTTCGGCCGTCGCGGTGACGGGGAACGGCGTCGATTGCGTCCAACCCTGATAGCGGAGCGTGTCGACGAATCCGGCGCCGGGGTTGGCTGCCATCCAGTGAAAGGGATCGTGGACGGCCAGGTGCCAACAACCCGCGCCGCCCATCGAGAACCCGCGGATCGAAACTCGGCTTGGATCGATGGCGACGCGAGATTGGATGTCATCAATCGCTTCGTAAACATCCGTCTCGCCGGCAAACTTGAACGCGTTGCAGTGGCGACCAAACGGGTGCAGCACAATCGTCGCCTCGGGGGTGTATTGCCCGGCCTTCGTCATCCGCTCGGTCAGAAACGGCACTTCGGTTTTCGTGTCGCCGCGGCCATGCAGCCAGACGTCCATCCGCATCGGCGTTTCGGTCTGAGACATCGTGAATCCCGCCGGAACGACGATGCCGTAAGGCTGAACCGAATCATCGATGCGGGAAACGAAACCGGCGACCAGGGGCTGCGGATGGTCGTTGGCGTCGGGATCAAATCCCAGCAATTCCAATCCACGCGTTCCCGCGGACGCTGCGGTGATCCGTCGCGCGGCTTCGTCGAGCAACCGTTCCGCCGCATCGACTTCGTTCTTCTTGAAAAACAAATTCTGCTCGACCGCCAGGTGCACCGCTCGGATCAAGACGTCGACGTCGCTGCGCCACCGGGCCGCATCGTTCGATTCGGCAATGGTTCGATCGAGTTGCTGACGGATCGATTCGAGGCGTTGTTCCAGTGCGGTGCGCCGTTGCGGATCGATCTCGATGCCCGGCGGCGGCAGCGGTTTGAAAACAGGCTGCGGGGGCGTCGATTGGGCGATGCCGTCAGCGGCCAACGCCGCCGCAAGCACCAGCGCGATGATGCAGACGCAGGCCCGTCGGCTCGCGCCAGACAGTTGAGGATCCATTGCCCTCAGCCGCTTCGCGCCAGCATCCGGGCGCGTGGTGTGGTCGTGTGCCCAGGGGGTGGCCCGCATCTCAGCTGTCTCCGGCGATCTGAATGACTTGTTCCAATTGCATGACTCCATCATAGATCGATCGCCCCACGATTGCCGCCGGCATGTGCATTTCGACCAGCTTCTGAACGTCTTCGTAGGTCGTGACGCCTCCGCTGGCAACCAACGGGATGTCGGTCGCCGCCGCCATGTCCCGCAGCCCGTCAAAATTGGGGCCGCTCATCATCCCGTCACGGGCGATGTCGGTGTAGATGATCGCCGCGATGTTGGCCGTTCGCTGTCGCAGGTCTTGGGCCAATTCGATCGCCGGCGTGGAACTGGTTTCCAACCATCCGTCGGTCGCCACCATGCCGTCGCGTGCATCGATGCCGGCGGCCAATTTGCCGGGGAATGAATCGCACATCGACGCGAACCAATCGGGTTGCTTCAGCGCCGCCGATCCGACCACCAGACGTGCCAGGCCCAAGTCAAGCAACGCCTCGATCGCCGCCTGGTCCCGCACGCCGCCTCCCATTTGGCAGGGCAGGCCGGTCGCCGCGACGATCCGTGCGACCGCGTCGCGGTTGGCCGTCGGGTCATCGCCCCGGGCGGCATCCAAATCCACCAGGTGCAACCGTTTCGCCCCGGCCTGTTGCCACTGGACGGCGAACTCCACGGGGTCATCCCCGAAGACCGTTTTTCGGTCATAGTCGCCCTGCCGCAAACGGACCGGTTTTCCATGACGCAGATCGATTGCGGGCCAGATTTCCATGGTGATGTGGGACTCTCGTGTGGGATGCTTGGGTGGAAATGGCGGCATGACGCAGGCGGCTTGACCGTCGGCGTCGGCCGCTTGCAACGATACCGCACAGGCGGGTAGACTGACCAGCACAGAGCACAAACGATTGTGCAAGCGGAGGGATTGTTTGCGGTAGGGCGCGAGCCCTCCGGTCTTTCAAGGTGTTTTTGATACGCGACCGGACGGCTCGCGGGCTGTCGATTTTGTGAGCCGCGCGCCGCGTAAGCGGCCGGGCACTGCGACGTTGCCCGAGGCCTTACGGCCAGCGGCTCACCATCGACTCAGCAGAAACCGACTAAATCGACAGCCCGCTCGCGCCGTTCCGCTAACACCTTCAGAGCCAAAGTAAGCTGACGCATGTGGGCTTTCATCGACAGGCCGTTGACGCGTTCCACAACCCCCGAAACACCAGAGCTGACGTCTCACGCGTCATGAAACCACCGAATCATCGCACGCCCGACACGCCGCAGGGCTCCGCCTCTCCGGCGCCGGGGCATCCGGTGACGCTTAAAAACGTCGCGGCGCGGGCCGGTGTTAGTGTTTCAACCGCCTCGCGCGCGCTCAACGGCCAAGCGCGAAAGTATCGCATCAGCCCCACCACGGAGAAAGCGGTTCGCCAGGTCGCCGCCGACTTGGGTTTCCAAGCCAGTCAGGTGGCCCGCTCGCTCAGGCTGAAACGAAGTGGTTTGATCGGCGTGATCGTGCCGGATATCTCCAACCCGTTTTTTGCCTCGATCGCCCGTGAAGTTTCATTGGGTGTCGAAGCGCTGGGGTTCTCGGTCTTGCTGGGAGACAGTCGCGAAGAAACGGAAATCGAACAGCGTTTGGTCGATCAGTTGCGAGCCAAGCAGGTCGAGGCGTTGTTGGTTTGTCCGGTCGGTGTTGAATCGGATCATCTGGTCAAGCTGGATCGGTCGGGATTGCCGGTCGTGGTCGCCGACCGCGTGTTTGACGGAATCGAGTTGCCGAGTGTGACGTCGGACAATCGTGCAGCGGCCCGCGCGGTGGCGGAGGTTTTGATCGAGCAGGGGCATCGCAAGATCGGTGTCCTGTCGGGGATTCGCGACAGTTTGCCCGCCAAGACCCGTCTGCAAGGCTTGACCGATGCAGCCGAACAGGCGGGATTCAACCTCGATTCGTCGTCTCTGGCCGGAAACGCCTTTACCGAGCAATCCGGCTACGACGCGACGCTGGAATTGATGGATCGTGATCCCGAGATGACCGCGATCTTTGCAATGTGTACGCCGGCGGCGATCGGTTCGATGCGTGCGCTGGCCGAACGTGGCTATGCGATTCCACGCGACATGTCCATCGTCGCGTTCGATGACCATCCCTTTGCCGATCTGATGAAAACCCCGTTGACCGTTTCGGTCCAGGACATTCCCCGGCTGGGGCAACTGGCCACCGCAGTCCTGCTGAAACGCTTGGACGTGGATTCGAGCCCTCAAGCTCTGCCCCCACCGGGCACATCAGCGGACAGCCCATCCTCCGCGTCATTGTGGAAGGTCCCGACTACGCTGTTGCAGCGGTCGTCGGTCGCAGTCCCGCGTCACAAAGGCGACCGCGCCGCATCGTCGCGCGTGCAGCAAACTCGTTCTTTTTGACCGATCCCTGTGAACTCTTTTTCCGAACTCACCATCATGTCGGCCGGCTGATCATTCCATGTCTTCTCCCGTCACAACTACCCACGAACGCTCCAAACCGAAGATCGC
Encoded here:
- the hisA gene encoding 1-(5-phosphoribosyl)-5-[(5-phosphoribosylamino)methylideneamino]imidazole-4-carboxamide isomerase, yielding MEIWPAIDLRHGKPVRLRQGDYDRKTVFGDDPVEFAVQWQQAGAKRLHLVDLDAARGDDPTANRDAVARIVAATGLPCQMGGGVRDQAAIEALLDLGLARLVVGSAALKQPDWFASMCDSFPGKLAAGIDARDGMVATDGWLETSSTPAIELAQDLRQRTANIAAIIYTDIARDGMMSGPNFDGLRDMAAATDIPLVASGGVTTYEDVQKLVEMHMPAAIVGRSIYDGVMQLEQVIQIAGDS
- a CDS encoding LacI family DNA-binding transcriptional regulator, giving the protein MKPPNHRTPDTPQGSASPAPGHPVTLKNVAARAGVSVSTASRALNGQARKYRISPTTEKAVRQVAADLGFQASQVARSLRLKRSGLIGVIVPDISNPFFASIAREVSLGVEALGFSVLLGDSREETEIEQRLVDQLRAKQVEALLVCPVGVESDHLVKLDRSGLPVVVADRVFDGIELPSVTSDNRAAARAVAEVLIEQGHRKIGVLSGIRDSLPAKTRLQGLTDAAEQAGFNLDSSSLAGNAFTEQSGYDATLELMDRDPEMTAIFAMCTPAAIGSMRALAERGYAIPRDMSIVAFDDHPFADLMKTPLTVSVQDIPRLGQLATAVLLKRLDVDSSPQALPPPGTSADSPSSASLWKVPTTLLQRSSVAVPRHKGDRAASSRVQQTRSF
- a CDS encoding prolyl oligopeptidase family serine peptidase: MDPQLSGASRRACVCIIALVLAAALAADGIAQSTPPQPVFKPLPPPGIEIDPQRRTALEQRLESIRQQLDRTIAESNDAARWRSDVDVLIRAVHLAVEQNLFFKKNEVDAAERLLDEAARRITAASAGTRGLELLGFDPDANDHPQPLVAGFVSRIDDSVQPYGIVVPAGFTMSQTETPMRMDVWLHGRGDTKTEVPFLTERMTKAGQYTPEATIVLHPFGRHCNAFKFAGETDVYEAIDDIQSRVAIDPSRVSIRGFSMGGAGCWHLAVHDPFHWMAANPGAGFVDTLRYQGWTQSTPFPVTATAEKLLRWYDVLPWTRNLKGTRTIAYSGEVDKQKMAADRVVARAEEIGLKFPYVIGAGMGHKIDEPSKQQIDAQIAKWAAEADEGPETEIDFVTYTLRYCRAGWLHIAGMQEHWTAAAVNARLNLETESLRIETEGVTHLEIDFSASGWPGRRGAVEMEIDGQRYAVEDAGNLRGFQCTLAKDSSGEWTTPRDDDMTLRKRPGLQGPIDDAFCDRFVIVMPSRPARHGQVQRWIDRESEYFVQRWSRLMRGDVRVVLDRDVTDDHLETCHLICFGDFSSNRFLFNIADRLPIQWTRETLRVGDQSFDPVHHAPVFCYPNPLNPRRYIVVNSGMTFREFSNVSNSRQIAMLPDWAVLDVATEDDSIYAGDIQAQGFFDETWRLK
- a CDS encoding NAD-dependent epimerase/dehydratase family protein, producing MIAPITLPDAALPLAGRTCLVTGGAGFIGSHLVDALLSHKATVRVLDNFSTGYESNLSHLADHPGVEVIRGDAADPAVTEKAVAGCDAVFHHAAMASVPRSMREPALCHAWCATSTINLLAAAEAAGVRRMVLASTSAAYGDSPYVSKREEDPPAPLSPYAAAKLAAEAYMQSFSRTSKLETVILRYFNVFGPRQDPQSEYSAVIPRFVSMILSGKRPVIYGDGSQSRDFVFVRDVAKANLLAATIPAINGGIFNIGQGQRTTLLELLTTLREILGQDIEPIHDPPRLGDVKDSLADITQARTRLQFEPDVEMKSGLEQSVDYYRSIC
- a CDS encoding VOC family protein; its protein translation is MPDTPLFKQLDHIAIVVRDTEEALGFYRDTLGLPVVLSEEIPSGNVRLTHLDMGNVHLQLVEPLTEDHPLQAHLAEHGEGLHHLCFQTNDVCESLAGLPSRGMRAKSETPHDAPRGRKAGFIDPATTRGVVWEMTGPM